From a region of the Streptomyces sp. B21-083 genome:
- a CDS encoding alpha/beta fold hydrolase: MSDHYDVRGSGPVLLILPGGAGHPMGLDDFTAHLAERFTVMTYDHLGLAHGQLGKPVEEQRVEWWSDGAARALDAVLPAGESAYVFGSSSGSVVALDLASRHPERLRHVVVHESPLVAVLPDAERQRTMFTEVYDAYRTRGLEAASARMVAGLEERPPTPEEQHKLSDPASQPPSATDELATPMAVFLTRILLPFTSYAPDLAALSAPSPRITVAVGIDSAGQLPHRSATFLARRTGSAARQFPGGHLAPLTHPAEFAARLTETLVPVG, translated from the coding sequence ATGAGTGATCACTACGACGTGCGCGGCTCCGGCCCCGTCCTCCTCATCCTCCCTGGCGGCGCCGGACATCCCATGGGCCTCGACGACTTCACGGCCCACCTCGCAGAACGCTTCACCGTCATGACGTACGACCATCTCGGCCTCGCCCACGGCCAACTCGGCAAGCCCGTCGAGGAACAGCGCGTCGAGTGGTGGAGCGACGGCGCGGCCCGGGCGCTGGACGCGGTGCTGCCCGCGGGCGAGTCGGCGTACGTCTTCGGCAGCAGCTCGGGCTCCGTCGTCGCCCTGGACCTGGCGTCCCGGCACCCGGAGCGGCTGCGGCACGTGGTCGTGCACGAGTCACCGCTCGTGGCGGTGCTGCCGGACGCCGAGAGACAGCGGACGATGTTCACGGAGGTCTACGACGCCTATCGCACCCGGGGCCTCGAGGCGGCGTCGGCCCGCATGGTGGCGGGTCTTGAGGAACGGCCCCCCACCCCCGAAGAGCAGCACAAGCTCTCCGATCCGGCGTCCCAACCACCCTCCGCCACAGACGAGTTGGCGACGCCCATGGCCGTCTTTCTGACCAGGATCCTGCTCCCGTTCACCTCCTACGCCCCCGACCTCGCCGCTCTCTCCGCCCCCTCACCCCGGATCACCGTCGCCGTGGGCATCGACTCCGCCGGTCAACTCCCGCATCGCAGCGCCACGTTCCTCGCCCGTCGGACGGGCAGCGCCGCCCGTCAGTTCCCGGGCGGACATCTCGCGCCGCTCACTCACCCGGCGGAGTTCGCGGCGCGGCTCACGGAGACCCTGGTTCCGGTCGGCTGA
- a CDS encoding isocitrate lyase/PEP mutase family protein, translated as MNPSSAPSPPTSPSPSPSAFAALHHRDEPLLLPNAWDHASAVLLAAQGFAAIGTTSLGVAAGVGLPDGTAATRDHTLQLALNLGTEDFLLSVDAEGGFSDDPSRVGEFARELSVVGAVGINLEDGLGPAALHAEKIAAVKAAAPGLFVNARTDTYWLGDHGSPTLARDTTARLDTYQQAGADGVFVPGLTDPHRIAALVKSLDVPLNILYSPTGPTVTRLGDLGVRRISLGSLLYRRALGAAVEALDDIRAGRAPRGEAPSYDEVVALGHRRDGSGRPARVSRPEPGSP; from the coding sequence ATGAACCCGTCCTCGGCCCCGTCACCCCCGACCTCCCCCTCGCCGTCCCCCTCCGCCTTCGCCGCCCTCCACCACCGCGACGAGCCCCTGCTGCTTCCCAACGCCTGGGACCACGCCTCGGCCGTGCTCCTCGCCGCCCAGGGCTTCGCCGCGATCGGCACCACGAGCCTCGGCGTCGCCGCCGGCGTCGGACTGCCCGACGGTACGGCGGCCACCCGCGACCACACCCTTCAACTCGCCCTGAATCTCGGCACGGAGGACTTCCTGCTGTCCGTCGACGCCGAGGGCGGATTCAGCGACGACCCGTCCAGAGTGGGAGAGTTCGCACGGGAGCTGTCCGTGGTCGGCGCCGTCGGCATCAACCTGGAGGACGGTCTCGGGCCGGCGGCCCTGCACGCCGAGAAGATCGCCGCCGTCAAGGCCGCCGCCCCGGGCCTCTTCGTGAACGCCCGCACGGACACGTACTGGCTCGGCGACCACGGTTCCCCCACCCTGGCCCGGGACACGACGGCTCGCCTCGACACCTACCAACAGGCGGGCGCAGACGGGGTGTTCGTGCCCGGCCTGACCGACCCGCACCGGATCGCCGCGCTGGTGAAGAGCCTCGACGTCCCGCTCAACATCCTCTACTCGCCCACCGGCCCCACGGTTACCCGGCTCGGCGACCTCGGCGTACGCCGCATCAGTCTCGGTTCGCTCCTCTACCGACGGGCACTCGGCGCGGCCGTGGAGGCGCTCGACGACATCCGGGCGGGGCGGGCGCCTCGGGGTGAGGCACCCTCGTACGACGAAGTGGTGGCGCTCGGTCACCGGCGCGACGGCTCCGGACGGCCCGCCCGCGTCAGCCGACCGGAACCAGGGTCTCCGTGA
- a CDS encoding LysE family translocator, which translates to MVDTSLYAAFLAAAFALCVAPGPDMMFIVAMGGRGGPVTGVLAALGVAAGALVHAVSAALGLSALFTTLPVLYHVLRWLGAAYLLHLAVKAFRDRSPLATEEDGTAAAGPAAPGRRRAFWQGAVTNLLNPKMILFNVAFLPQFVNPALGHVSWQLLMLGLTLVLMGFTVDVSVGLLSGRLSSALRGSRRVARGLNIFSGTVFTGLAVRLVAAPD; encoded by the coding sequence ATGGTGGACACCTCTCTGTACGCGGCCTTCCTGGCCGCTGCCTTCGCCCTGTGCGTCGCTCCCGGCCCCGACATGATGTTCATCGTGGCCATGGGCGGACGCGGTGGCCCGGTCACCGGAGTACTGGCCGCGCTGGGGGTGGCGGCCGGTGCGCTGGTGCACGCGGTGTCGGCGGCACTCGGCCTGTCGGCGCTCTTCACGACCCTGCCGGTGCTTTACCACGTACTGCGCTGGCTCGGCGCCGCGTATCTCCTCCACCTCGCGGTCAAGGCGTTCCGCGACCGCTCACCACTGGCGACCGAGGAGGACGGGACAGCGGCGGCGGGCCCAGCCGCCCCGGGCCGGCGACGCGCCTTCTGGCAGGGCGCCGTCACCAATCTCCTCAACCCGAAGATGATCCTGTTCAACGTCGCCTTCCTGCCGCAGTTCGTGAACCCGGCTCTGGGGCACGTGAGTTGGCAGCTACTGATGCTGGGGCTGACGCTGGTCCTCATGGGCTTCACCGTCGACGTCTCGGTGGGTCTGCTCTCCGGCCGCCTGTCGTCGGCGCTCCGCGGCAGCCGCCGCGTCGCCCGCGGACTCAACATCTTCAGCGGCACGGTCTTCACGGGGCTCGCCGTACGGCTGGTCGCGGCGCCGGACTAG
- a CDS encoding rhamnogalacturonan acetylesterase: MRRFNRAVLAAVTLSTVTTLAAVPAAAHERPSHGPRALGIENCTATACHFDVAPGTYDVRVLLGGEAAASTAVTGETRRALLPATATAAGEHVSRSFTVDVRTPEGEPTGPEGTPGLDLVLGGSAPDLADIRVTPAARHTRQIFLVGDSTVCDQPADPYTGWGQQLPQYLRKGLSVANYADSGESTVTYLANPALFPTVQPLIRPGDLVLVQLAHNDKQTDEPTYRANLETLVAGIRERGGKPVLVTPIVRRWFNSDGTLNNGTALLVNGLGVDHPAVIRAVAAERGVPLIDLTAKTKMLVESLGVEGSKALYLYNEKRDNTHTSVQGATAYAELVRDELVAQRLVPRGGVR; the protein is encoded by the coding sequence ATGAGACGTTTCAACCGTGCCGTGCTGGCGGCCGTGACCCTGAGCACGGTGACCACCCTGGCCGCCGTGCCCGCCGCGGCTCACGAGCGGCCCTCGCACGGCCCTCGCGCCCTGGGCATCGAGAACTGCACGGCCACCGCCTGCCACTTCGACGTCGCGCCCGGCACGTACGACGTACGGGTGCTGCTGGGCGGCGAGGCCGCCGCCAGTACCGCCGTCACCGGCGAGACCCGGCGCGCGCTCCTCCCGGCGACCGCCACGGCCGCCGGCGAGCACGTGTCCCGCAGCTTCACCGTCGACGTCCGTACGCCCGAGGGCGAACCGACCGGCCCCGAGGGCACCCCGGGCCTCGACCTGGTGCTCGGCGGCTCGGCGCCGGACCTGGCGGACATCAGGGTGACCCCCGCCGCCCGCCACACCCGGCAGATCTTCCTGGTCGGCGACTCGACCGTCTGCGACCAGCCCGCCGACCCGTACACCGGCTGGGGCCAGCAGCTCCCTCAGTACCTCCGCAAGGGTCTGTCCGTCGCCAACTACGCCGATTCCGGGGAGAGTACGGTCACCTACCTCGCCAACCCGGCGCTCTTCCCGACCGTCCAGCCGCTGATCCGCCCCGGCGACCTGGTCCTCGTCCAGCTCGCGCACAACGACAAGCAGACGGACGAGCCGACGTACCGCGCGAACCTGGAGACGCTCGTCGCGGGTATTCGCGAGCGAGGGGGGAAACCGGTACTGGTGACTCCGATCGTGCGCCGCTGGTTCAACTCCGACGGCACCCTGAACAACGGCACCGCCCTGCTGGTCAACGGCCTCGGCGTCGACCACCCGGCGGTGATCCGCGCGGTCGCGGCGGAGCGCGGCGTGCCGCTGATCGACCTGACGGCGAAGACGAAGATGCTGGTGGAGTCCCTCGGCGTCGAGGGCTCCAAGGCGCTGTACCTCTACAACGAGAAGCGCGACAACACGCACACGTCCGTCCAAGGGGCCACGGCGTACGCCGAGTTGGTGCGCGACGAGCTGGTGGCGCAGCGGCTGGTTCCGCGGGGCGGGGTGCGGTAG